The genomic stretch TCATCGACGCTTTTGCGCACGCCATCGATCCAGCCAAAACAAAGCAGTTGATCCACCGCCTCCGGCCAGGTGATGCTGGGCTTGCCCGAACTTTTCTTGTAGAATCCCACCCACAATTCTTGCGCTGTGTCGTGATTCTTCTCCAACCACTTGCGCAACGCCGCGGGCGTAGCGAAGAATTTGATCTGCATAGAATCATTCTCTGTTTGAATTAGCGTAAGCCATGTATCATAACACTCGAGGCCGCGAAGTTTGAGGATCAAAGCCTTCTTGTTCGAGCAGTTGATCGAGTCGATTCAAGAATTCTGTTAGTTGGTTGAGCAAAAGCGGTTCCCCCGTCGCCGACAGCCGCAGGAGGCTCACCAGATCGGCGGCCATGTCGCGCGGAAGTTTTTCACAGCGGGCCAGCGCCAATTCCAGCAAACGCTTTTCGCCGGGATGCAGTTGCCGATTGAGGGCGAAGATCACATCAAAATAACTGGCGAGGAGTCCCGCCAGCCGATGATTGATGCTGATGAGATCGCCGCGCCTCACGGCTTTTTCCAATTGATTGGCGTAAGACGGAATGACCCGGCGCAAAATGGGATGATTGAATGCGATAATGTTGCGCCGCAACGCCTCGGGATATTCCTGCCGGCAAAGGCTTTGCAAACCCGCCAGCCAGCCGCGCGCGTCGGAAAAAATTTGCGACTGTTTGACGGTATGGCAAAAACACGTGGTATAGCCCAGGCTGGCCTGATGCTCACGCATAACGCGATGAATTTGATTTTCCATCCAAGCCGCATCGAAGTAAATGATATCGACTTCGATTCCGCTGGCGGCATCGAACCATTCGTCGCCGGGTCCCCAGTGCGTTAGCCCGAGATCGGCTTTGGTGGCGCCGCCGGCGCGATCGACGATACTCTGGCGCGCCGCCAGAGGAATATCGCTTCGGGTATAAACATACAAATCAATATCCGAGGCCGGGTCCGCAACCTGATTGCTGCACGAACCCGCCAGCGCAATGGCTTCGACCTGCGCCAATTCCGCGAACATTTCAGATAAACGCCGGGCGAGCGTGGCATGAGTTGATGACATGAGTCTCTTCGAGGAGGATAGTTTTAGAAGAGAACTAGCAGAGAATCCAGCTAATTGGGGCTGTTCGTGGCGTAATGGGCTACGACTTTCTGCGCGTGTTCCAAAATCATTTGCTGCAATTGCGGCGGATGTAGAATTTCGATTTCCGGGCCAAAGCCGAGCAGCCAATCAACCATGACTTCCAGCGCGGGAACAAGAAACGTGATGATGACGCCGTTATCCGCCGTCGGCTCTTCCGCAACGCCCAAAAAATAGCGGTGGCGCACGCGTTTCACCACCGCCGGCTTAAACTTGACGCGCACTTCCTGCGGATTTTCGATTTTGTTCGCTTCTTGCAAATATTTTGCAATGGAAAATCCTTCACGCAGCGAATAAATTTCGTCAACGGTTTGGATGAATTTAATGCGATCGGTGCGAAAGTCACGATAGTCCCGGCGTAGTCGGCAATACGCAATAAGATGCCAGTGGTCGTTATAATACAGCAAAGCCAGCGGCTCGACGCAACGATGCGTAATCTCGCCGGTGTTTAAGGCGCAATATTCCATTTTCAACACACGGCGATGCACCACGGCGTCCTGCATCAGGGTGAGCACATCGTCGCGAAAACCGTTTTGTTGTGGGGCCGGCTGCGTGAAAACCTGTGTGACTTGTTGCAGGCGCTCGATGTACTCCTGGCGATCCTCCGGCAACACCGCGCGAATTTTCAGCAATGCGGATTCTGCATGCTTTTTGAGCGAGGCATCGGTGAGGCGCTGCACGAATTCACCGCCGACAAACAAGGCGCTGGCTTCTTCCTGCGTGAACATCACCGGCGGCAGATGATAACCATCCACCAGACTATAGCCTTCGCCGGCTTCAGCCGCCAGCGGTACTCCCGCTTCTTGCAACGCCAGCAAATCACGATACACCGTGCGTATGCTGATGCCGAAATGCTCGGCAATATCCTGCGCCCGGATCAGGCGGCGGCTTTGCAACAGAAGAACAGTAGCAACAAGTCGATCGATGCGATTCATAGGTTGAGAGGCGGAATTCTAGGTCTCACTCCGGGAAATCGTTGAGACGTGTCCTGGGTATTTTGAAGGGACGTCCGCAGGCGCTTGCACGCCAAAAATGTGGCGATAACTGCCGAGCCAGAATGTTACAACGGCGGCCAGAACAAAGGTCAACAATACCAGCAGCATGAACAGTTCGTGTCCGAGTGAGGCCGTTATGGCGGCGACGGCAAGCGCCGCCAGCCGCACAAACTCCAGTTGGAATGCCCATTTTCTTTTATCCAAAATTCCTCCGAGCGTCAACAGAGCCAGCAGAATCATTGCGGCAGTTGCGATGCGCCATGCTGCCGGCCAAACGTTTTCCTTTTGCAGCAAATAAAACGTGGCGGCGATGACGGGCAGGAAATGCACGAACACGTAAAGATTCAATCCGAGCGGCGTTCTGGTATCGTACTTCACATAAGTTTCGGGCGTCACTTCGGGGTGCGGCGGCAGCGGGGACAGGCCTGCGGGCCGCCATTCCGGCGGCATGAAAAACAGTTTCACTTTGTCGATAAAACGTGGAAATTGCGCAGCGAGATGTTTGAGTTTTACCCAGTAATGAAAATTCGCCCAGATCGGATTCCAACTGTTGAGCGGTTCGGTCACGCCGTAAACCACCGGCTCGGTTTCCGGTTCGAATGTTCCAAACAAACGATCCCAAATGATGAAAATGCCCGCGTAATTTTTGTCGAGATAGCGCGGATTCCGGCCATGATGCACGCGATGATGCGAGGGCGTATTCATCACCCACTCCAGCGGGCCGAGTTTGTCGATGGCGCGGGTGTGAATCCAAAACTGATAAAGCGTATCGAAGGCCGACATGGTGAGAAACATCAATGGCGGAAAACCGATCAGGGCAAGCGGTAGATAAAAAATCCATGAAAACCAGCTTTGAAACGTGCCCTGCCGCAGCGCCACGGCGAGATTGAACTCCTCGCTTTGATGATGTACGATGTGCGCCGCCCAGGGCGCGTTCATGCGATGGCTGACGCGATGAAACCAATAGTAACAAAAATCCACGCCGAACAACAACGCGATCCACGCCGGAATTGATTGAGAAGAAATTTCCCAGAACGCAAAATTTTCATAAATCCAAATGTAACCCGCCACGATCGCGACTTTGCTGAAAACGCCCACCACTTGTTGCGCCACGCCGCAACTCAAATCATTAATGGCGTCATTGAAGCGGTAATACTCTTTGCGCTCATGCCGCGCAAACCACACTTCAAAGCCGATCAAGACAAGAAAAAATGGAATGGCCAGCGCGATGTAGTTGACATCCATTCAGGTCTCCCGCTCTTCCGGTGCATTTTGTTACAAGAATATTAAAAATCAAGAAAACGTACACAGCCACAGGCGGAAAGTCAAGTCCGAGTTTAATCGTCTCATTGAGCTAACATGAGGGAATATCCGCATTTCCTCTGTCCTCAATCTTCGTTCTAGTCGGTATATATAAACACGTAACACATTTGTCACAATTTTTACGGCCTCATGCTTCAGCTTTGCGAGTGGCTCAACGAGTGGGCGCAACAAAATGGATTTTGACAACTTTCAGGGGTTTCACCTATGGCCTTCACGTTTTTACCCCGCCGCCGCTGTTCCGTCGCATTGTTTTTGCCGTTCGGTTGGCTCATTCTTTTTCTGCTTCCGTTGCGCGCTGGCGCGGCAATTGATACGCTCTATGTTTCCGTTTCCGGCAGCGACATGCAGGGCAATGGCACGGCGCAAAAACCGTGGCGCAGCGTAACCTTCGCCTTGCAAACTGTACAAGCCAGCGCCGCTTTCCCCAAAGCTCTCAAACTCTCT from Cytophagia bacterium CHB2 encodes the following:
- a CDS encoding DUF4037 domain-containing protein; the protein is MSSTHATLARRLSEMFAELAQVEAIALAGSCSNQVADPASDIDLYVYTRSDIPLAARQSIVDRAGGATKADLGLTHWGPGDEWFDAASGIEVDIIYFDAAWMENQIHRVMREHQASLGYTTCFCHTVKQSQIFSDARGWLAGLQSLCRQEYPEALRRNIIAFNHPILRRVIPSYANQLEKAVRRGDLISINHRLAGLLASYFDVIFALNRQLHPGEKRLLELALARCEKLPRDMAADLVSLLRLSATGEPLLLNQLTEFLNRLDQLLEQEGFDPQTSRPRVL
- a CDS encoding bacteriocin-protection protein — translated: MQIKFFATPAALRKWLEKNHDTAQELWVGFYKKSSGKPSITWPEAVDQLLCFGWIDGVRKSVD
- a CDS encoding sterol desaturase family protein, whose protein sequence is MDVNYIALAIPFFLVLIGFEVWFARHERKEYYRFNDAINDLSCGVAQQVVGVFSKVAIVAGYIWIYENFAFWEISSQSIPAWIALLFGVDFCYYWFHRVSHRMNAPWAAHIVHHQSEEFNLAVALRQGTFQSWFSWIFYLPLALIGFPPLMFLTMSAFDTLYQFWIHTRAIDKLGPLEWVMNTPSHHRVHHGRNPRYLDKNYAGIFIIWDRLFGTFEPETEPVVYGVTEPLNSWNPIWANFHYWVKLKHLAAQFPRFIDKVKLFFMPPEWRPAGLSPLPPHPEVTPETYVKYDTRTPLGLNLYVFVHFLPVIAATFYLLQKENVWPAAWRIATAAMILLALLTLGGILDKRKWAFQLEFVRLAALAVAAITASLGHELFMLLVLLTFVLAAVVTFWLGSYRHIFGVQAPADVPSKYPGHVSTISRSET
- a CDS encoding YafY family transcriptional regulator is translated as MNRIDRLVATVLLLQSRRLIRAQDIAEHFGISIRTVYRDLLALQEAGVPLAAEAGEGYSLVDGYHLPPVMFTQEEASALFVGGEFVQRLTDASLKKHAESALLKIRAVLPEDRQEYIERLQQVTQVFTQPAPQQNGFRDDVLTLMQDAVVHRRVLKMEYCALNTGEITHRCVEPLALLYYNDHWHLIAYCRLRRDYRDFRTDRIKFIQTVDEIYSLREGFSIAKYLQEANKIENPQEVRVKFKPAVVKRVRHRYFLGVAEEPTADNGVIITFLVPALEVMVDWLLGFGPEIEILHPPQLQQMILEHAQKVVAHYATNSPN